The Tistrella bauzanensis sequence CGGACCATCGCGCCCCCCATGGATATCGTCGCCGCCATCCTGTCCCATCCGATCGGGCCCGAGCTGCTGCTCGCCCTGTTCGGGGCCGCCATCCTCGCGGCCGCGATCGACGCCATTGCCGGCGGCGGCGGGCTGGTGACCCTGCCGGCGATGCTGGCGGCCGGCGTGCCGCCGGCGGCGGCCATCGCCACCAACAAGCTGCAATCCAGTGTCGGCACCGCCACCGCCGCCATCACCTATCTGCGCTCGGGCCAGATCCGGCTGCGCGATGTGGGTTTGCGGATGGTGACCGTGCTGGCCGGCGCCGCCGCCGGATCGGTGGCGGTGCAGATGATCGACCCATCGGCGCTGTCGCGGATCCTGCCGGTGCTGCTGGTGCTGATGGCGCTGTATTTCCTGCTCTCGCCCCGGGTCGGCGACATCGATGCCGAGGCGCGGGTGCCGGGCTGGGTGACCGGCTTCATCGTGGCCCCGGCGATCGGCTTTTATGACGGCTTCTTCGGCCCCGGTACCGGATCGTTCTTCATGCTGGCGCTGGTGGCGCTGGACGGCCGCGGCATGCGCCGCGCGGTCGCCGAAACCAAGCTGCTGAACCTGACCAGCAACCTCTCGGCCTTGATCGTGTTCGCGATCGGCGGCCATATCGATCTGATCATCGGCATCACCATGGCCGCCGGCGCCATGATCGGCGCGCAAGTGGGCGCCCGTCTGGTCATCGCCCGGGGCACCAGCATCGTGAAGCCCCTGCTGGTCTGCACCTGCCTGGCCCTGTCGCTGCGGCTGGGCTGGACCGAATACGTCGCGACCCCGGCGCCCCGGCTTGCCCCGCCATCATCAGTCGCCCCGCCATCGCCCCCCGCCGTCACGGACACGGCCGCGCCGCGCTGACGGGGTGTGGCCGTCAGCCTTCGCGCGGCCGTTTGCGCCCGAGTCCGAAACCGCCAGACCTATGATGTCGCGACTGAGTCCCGTCATTCTGGCTCATACCCGATGCTGACCGTCACCGGCCCAGCACCCGCGCCTCCGTCAGCGTCAGGCTGCCATCGCCATCGCTGTCGGCGCCGGTGAAGGCGGTGGCTGGCGGGGTCAGGCCGGCGCCGGCCAGGGTGGCCAGGGCGGTGTCGTATTCGGCGCGGCTGACCCGGCCGTCGCCATCGCTGTCGGCGGCGGCGAAGCCCGCATCGATCAGGCTGGACCCGCGTTGGGCAGCGGCGGCGACCGCGTCGAGGCGCGCCAGCGGCACGATCACCTGTCCGGGATAGCCCGTGGCGGCCGTCGTGGTGGCGGCCGATGCCGGCTGCGGCCCCCAGGCCAGCAGCGGTGCCGCCAAGACGGTGTCGCTGGCGGGCCCCGGTGCCAGAACCAGGGTTGATGCCTGAACCAGGCCGGCGGCGCTGCATGCCACCCGTAATGGCGCCGCCGAAACCGGTACCTCGGCCACCGCCGGCGGCGTCACCCGCACCTGTCCGCGATCATTGCCGATCAGGCAGGTGGCGCCGCTGACCGGCTGGCCGCCATGCACCACGCTGATCATCACCGGCACGCGCGCGGCACCCGCCGCCGGCGCCGTCGCAGAAACCGTGGGCGCGGAACCGCCGCTCAAGGGCTGCGATCCGGTCTGCTGGGCGCAGGCGCCAAGGGCTGCGATCGCCGTCAGACCGCTGACCATGGCCACGCGCTGTGCGGCCGCGCGAAGGGGAGTGAGATGCGGCATCGGAAATCCCGGACAAGGTTAAGATAGTCTTAACCCTATCCCGAAAGGTCACAGCCGGGGCGATAGAACTGCATCGGCGCATCAACCGTGGTTGATCAGCCGCGATGCCGGCCGCGCCCACCGGCCGCGACCTGTTCGGCATCGGGGTCCAGCGGCCAGCGCGCCCGCGCCACCAGATCCAGCCCCTGGCCGGCATCCACCGGCCCCTGCATCAGCCGCTCGATCCCCGCCCAGGCGATCATCGCGCCGTTATCGGTGCACAGCCGGATCGGCGGCGCCACCAGATGCAGGCCATGGGTGCCGGCCACGCCGGCCAGCCGGGCGCGCAGCGCGGCGTTGGCGGCCACCCCGCCCGCCACCACCAACGCTCCGCCGCGGCCATGACCGGCGACAAAGGCTTTCGCCGCGCGGCCCACCCGGTCGGCGATGCTGTCGGCCACCGCCGCCTGAAAGCTCGCCGCCAGATCGGCCACATCCTGATGCGACAGCACCTTCAGGCGCTGCGCCTCCTGGCGGATCGCGGTCTTCAGCCCCGAGAACGAGAAATCGCAGTCCGGCCGGCCGATCATCGGCCGGGGAAAGGCGAAGCGCGCCGGATCGCCGGTCGCGGCCGCCCGCTCCACCGCCGGCCCGCCCGGATAGCCCAGCCCCAGCAGTCGCGCGGTCTTGTCGAAGGCCTCGCCCACCGCATCGTCGATGGTGGCGCCCAGGCGGCGATAGCGGCCATGGCCGGTGACCTCGGCGATCAGGCAGTGCCCACCCGATACCAGCAGCAGCAGGAACGGAAAATCGACTCCGTCGGTCAGCCGCGCGGTCAGGGCATGGGCCTCCAGATGGTTGATGCCGATCAGCGGCACCCCCGCCCCCAGCGCCAGGCCCTTGGCGGTCATCAGCCCCACCATCACGCCGCCGATCAGCCCGGGGCCGCTGGTGACCGCGATCGCATCCAGCCCGCCCAGCGTCATCCCCGCCTCCGCCATCGTCGCCGCCACCAGCCGGTCCAGATGGTCGATATGGGCGCGGGCGGCGATTTCGGGCACCACGCCGCCGAAACCCTTGTGTTCGTCGATCTGCGACAGCACCAGATGGGCGCGGATATGGCCCAGCGGCCGGCCCTCGCCGGCGCGCGCGGCCGGGTCCGACACCACCACCGCGGCGGCGGTCTCGTCGCAGCTGCTCTCGATCCCAAGGCAGATCAGCGGCCGCATCGACGGGGCGGAACTGGTCTCTCCGACGGCATTCCCAACGGTATATGTGGCGGTCCGGGCGGTCATCAGGCAGGTTTCCCGCAATGTCGGCCGGTCATGGCCGGTCATCCGCGGCAAGAGGTAGCGGCTCCCGGCGCCGATTACCACTTCCCAAACCGCAATTCAGGCACTAACACAGGCCCGTCATGGTCACGCATCCGCTTCTCCGTATCGGCACCCGCGGCAGCCCGCTCGCCCTTGCACAGGCGAACGAGGTGCGCGGCCGGCTGGCCGCCATCGATCCCGACCTCGCCCGCACGGGTGCGGTCGAGGTCGTCGTCATCCGCACCACGGGCGACCGGGTGCAGGACCGCACCCTCGTGGAACTGGGCGGCAAAGGCCTGTTCACCAAAGAGATCGAGGAAGCGCTGATCAGCGGCGCCATCGATCTGGCGGTGCATTCCATGAAGGACATGCCGACCGAGCTGCCGCCGGGGCTGATCATCGGCGCGCTGCTGCCGCGTGAAGACCCGCGCGATGCCTTTCTGTCGCTGACCGCCGCCACCCTCGACGACCTTCCCGCCGGCGCCGTGGTCGGCACCGCCAGCCTGCGCCGCCAGGCCCAGCTTCTGGCCGCCCGCCCGGATCTTGTCGTCGTGCCGGTGCGCGGCAATGTCCAGACCCGGCTGGAACGACTGCGCGAGGGGCGGATGGACGCCACCCTGCTGGCCATGGCCGGCCTGAACCGCCTGAAGCTGACCGAGGTCGTCCGCAGCCCGATCGACCCGGCGGTGATGCTGCCGGCGGTCGCCCAGGGCGCCATCGGCATCGAATGCCGCGCGGCCGATGATCGCACGGCCGGGTGGGTGCGGGCACTGAACGATCCGGAAACCGCGATCGCGGTTGAGGCCGAGCGCGGCCTGCTGGCGGTGCTCGATGGTTCCTGCCGCACGCCGATCGCGGCGCTGGCTGTGCGGCCGGCATCGGACGAGGCCGCCGGCACGATAACTCTGACCGGCCGGGTCGCCAGCCCCGATGGCGCCACCCTGCTTGAAGAACACCTGACCGCCACGGTCGGGCGGGGCGACACCGCCGCCGCCCAGGCGCTCGGCCGACGCGTGGGGCAAGCCCTGCGCGACCGTGCCGGCGACGATATCGCCCGCTGGGCCGCGGGCGTGACCGGCCAGTGGGTGCCGGGCAGCGGCCCCGCCTGACCGGCAACCGCCGCCCCCACAGCCTGGCCCATCCGTAACGGAGCCTCCGATCCCGTCATGCGCATTCTGGTGACCCGACCGATCGACGACGCGCAGCACCTTGCGGAGCAGCTGCACCGCATGGGCCATCAGGCCATGATCGCGCCGTTGATGACCGTGCGCTATCGCCCGATCCCCGATCTGGAACGGGTGCTCGATCGCGCGCAGCGCGTGCTGCTGACCAGCGCCAACGGCGCCCGATCGCTGGCCCGCGCCACCGATCGTCGCGATCTGAAGCTCGCCACCGTCGGCCGCGCCACGGCCGAGGCCGCGCGCCGCGCCGGCTTCACCCGCATCGACGTGGCCGGTGGCGATGCCGACCGGCTGACCGAGCTGTGCGCCCAGCGCTATAACCCGGCGGAAGGGCCGCTTGCCCATATCGCCGGCAGCGTGGTCACCGGCCGGCTGGGTGAGCGGCTGGCGGCACTGGGCTTCCTGGTCGAGCGTCGGGTGGGCTATGACGCCGCCGCGATCGGCGAGTTGCCGCCGCCGGTGGCCGACGGGCTGGCGCATGGGCAGATCCCGGCGGTGATGCTGTTCTCGCCCCGCACCGCGCGGCTGTTCCTCGACGAGATCGAACGGATCGGCATCGCCAGCCGTTTCACCCGCATCGACGCCCTGTGCCTCAGCCCGGCCGTGGCCGAGATGGCGGCGGGCCTGCCCTGGCGGCGGCTGCTGATCGCGGCCGAACCCGCCGGCGAGGCGATGCTGGCGCTGATCGACCATGCCGGCCCGAACGGCACGCCACCCCCCGGCCACGAGCCGGCCCATGATCCGGCGGGCCGGGGATAGGGCGCGGCCCCCTCCACCTGCGCCAGAGACCTCCACCTGCGCCAGAGATCTTCATCTGTGCAAGAATTCACGACGGCACATCGGAACCGGAAGGGGGAGCCGCGTGGTTGAGGCCACGCGGCTTGCCTCGACGTGCCCGATGCGCGACAAAGGGTGCAAGCCGACCGCCTCGGCGGGGGATGCCGACCAGACGGAGACCGCCCGATGACCGACAGCCGGACGCCGAAACCGGGAAAGACCGGCAGCGATGCCGCGAAGACAGATGCCAAAGACGCCGAGGCTGCCAAGGCCGCAGCCGTGACCCAGGGTCCGATCGCCGGGGACCTGTCCCCCGCCGCCGACGCATCCGCGTCCGCATCCAGTGCTCCCGGAACCGGTGCCGATGGTGGTGCCTCCTCACCGGCCACGACGTCACCCGCAACCTCCCGGCCGACGGCGAGCGTGCCGCCCACGGGCGCATCCCGGCCAGACAGCGCCACGACCGATAAGGCCACGAGTGACAAGACGACGACCGGCAAGGCCCCGGCTGGCAAGACCACGACTGGTAAGACCACGACTGGCAAGACCGAGGCCGACCTGTCCCCGCCGGCTGACACCCAGCCGGCGGCCGCACAGCCAGCCGGCCGGCTGGTGACGCCGCAGCCGGGCGGCGGCCCGGCCCGGCACAGCGGTGCCGGCCGCGCGGCGCTGGGTGTATCGGTTCTGGCGCTGATGCTGGTGGTGATCGCGGGCGTTATGGTCACCGCCGCCCCCGAGCGGGTGCGCGGGCTGATCGATGCCGCCCCGGCGGGCGTGGAGCCGGCGCTGGGCGACCGGATCAGCGCGCTTGAACAGCGGCTCGACCAGGGGCCGCCCGACACGGCCGCGCTGGAACAGCGGCTCGGCGCTGTGGAGAGCGGGCTTCAGTCGCTGAACGGCGACCGGCTGGCCGAGCGGGTCGCGGCGCTGGAAGATGCCACCGCACGCATGGAGGCGCTGACCCAGACCGTGCAGCGCCTTGAGGCCGAGCTCAGCCGCACCGCCGACACCGCCGCCCGGATCGGACCGGTCGAGAACCGGCTGGCCACGGTTGAGGGCGCCACCCGCAATCTGTCGGACCGCGCCGCCCTGGCCGAAAGCCGGCTGGCCGACACGCCCACCGCCGATGCCATGCGCCTGACCGCGCTGGCCCTGGCCGATGCCCAGCTATCGGACGCACTCGATGCCGGGCGCGCCTTCGAGGGGCCGCTGGGCGCGATCCGCGCCCTTGGCCGCGGCAATCCGGCGATCATCGATGCCGTTGACCGGCTGATGCCGATGGCGGCGGCGGGTGTCGCCACCCGCGCCGATCTGGCAAGCCGCTTCAAGGCGCTGGTGCCCGACATCCTGCAGGCGGCCGAGACCCGCCCTGCCGCGGACGACGTGGTGGGCGGCGTGCTGTCGGAACTGCGCGGGCTGGTCACGGTGCGCCGCACCGGCCAGCAGGCCGCCAGCGGCAGCGATGCCGCGGCCGAGGCCGATCTGACCCTGGCCGCGATGGAACGGCGCATCGCCGCCGGCGACCTGCAAGGCGCCATCGCCCGGTCCGGCGACCTGCCGCCCGCGGCGCAGGAGCGCGCCCGGGGCTGGCTCGACGCCGCCCGCGCCCGGGTGGAGGCGGAAGCCGCCGCCGCCGCCCTGGGCGACGCCGTGTCCGAGAGCTTCGAGGCGGGGGCACGTGAAACTGCGTCCATGCCCGCCGCTCCCGAGGCTGCGCCCGAAGAGCCCGCCGCCGAACCCGCTTCGTCCGAAGCGGCCCCGCCGCCCGCATCCACCCCCTCTTCCGAACCGGCATCCGGTGCCGACACCAACAGCCATGGTGAGGCCGCTCAATGATCCGTGTGGTTCTGCTGGTACTGGTCATCATCGTCCTCAGCCTTGCAGGCGCGTGGGTAGCCGATCATCCGGGCACCTTGACCCTCGACTGGCTGGGCTGGCGGATCGATACCACCGTCGCGGTGGCCCTGGCGGTGACCCTGCTGGCGCTGGTGGCGCTGGCGCTGGTCTGGCGGCTGGTGGCCTCGGTGGTCACCGGCCCGCGCAGCTATATGCGCCGGCGCGCCGAGCGCCGCCGCCAGCGCGGACTGAAGGCGATGACCCAGGGGCTGGCCGCCGTGGCCGCCGGCGATGCGCGCGATGCCCGTCGCATGTCGGCCCGCGCCGAACGACTGCTCGATGCCCAGCCGCTGGCCGATATGCTGGCCGCGCAATCGGCCCAGCTGGCCGAAGACCCGACCGAGGCCACCCGTCGCTGGACGCGGATGCTGGAGCATGAGGAAACCGCCGAACTGGGCCTGCGCGGTCTGGCCGCGCTGGCCCGTCGGCAGGGCGATGGCACCGCCGCCGTGGCGCGCGCGCGGGACGCGCTGGCAAAGCGCCCCGGCACGCGCTGGGCGCTTGAGACGGTGTTCGAGGTGAAGCTGGACGAGGGCGACTGGGCCGAAGCCGAGGCGGCGCTGACCGCCCTTGAGCGTCACAAGCATCTCGACCGCGAGCAGTCGCGCCGCCGGCAGGCGGCCCTGGAGATTGAACGGGCCCGGGCCGAAAGCGCCGCCGGCGCCCATGACGACGCGATGAACCGGGCGCGCGCCGCCATCCGGCTGGCGCCCGAGCGCCCGGAAGCCGCGATCACTCAGGTCGAGGTGGCGATCGCCGCCGGCAAGCTGCCCAATGCCCGCAAGATGATCGAACAGAACTGGGCCGCCGCGGCACATCCTCAGCTGGGCCGGCTGTATGTCGACCTGCTGGGCACGGAAAGCAACGCCACCGACCGGGCGAAGCGGGCCCGGGATCTTGCCCAGATCGCCCCCAATCTGCCGGAAAGCCGGCTGCTGGTGGCGGAAACCGCGCTGGATGCCGGCATTCTTGGCGTGGCACGCGATGCCGCCAACAAGATCGCGGTCGCCGATCGTGACACCCGCGCCGAGCGCGTCGCCGCCCGCGCCGCCGAGGCCGAGGGCGACTGGCAATCCGCCGCCCAGGCCTGGCAGCGCGCCGCCGATGCCCGCCCGGCGCCCGGCTGGCTGTGCAGCAGTTGCGGCACCATGCACCGGCGCTGGGAGGCGGTCTGCGACCATTGCGGCAGCTTCGACACGGTCGCCTGGCGTCATCCGGCAGCGGCGGCGGTTGCCACCGGCCGCGCGCCGGTGTCGGCGGCGGCCGGCACCACCGGTCACCCCGCCCCGTCGTCCAACCCGGCCTCATCATCCCGCCCGGCCTCCTCATCCCGCCCGGCCTCCTCATCCCGCCCGGCCTCCTCATCCCGCCCGGCTTCCTCATCCCGCCCCGACCCGTCATCAGGTGCCGAGGCTCCGGCGCCGACCGATATCCGCCCGCCGCTCGACGCTGCAGCGCCGACACCGGGCCGGCCACCGGCCGCCGCCTGACCACGACAAACCCCGCCACCCCGGCAATGGCCGGCATGGCGGGGTTTCGATCGATCAGCCGGCGATGTGACGGTCAGGCTGCGATGGGGCGGCCAGGCAGATCAGCGCGCGGCAGCGCCGGCCTTGCCGAAATACACGTCCTCGGGCTTGAAGCCATAGAAGCGCATCGCATTCGGGCCGAAGATCAGGTCTTTCTGATCGTCGGGCACGTCGTCGCGCTCGCGGATCGAACTGAACGCCTCGCCCAGCTTGCCGCCGGCATAATGGGTATGCGGAAAGTCTGCGGCCCCCAGGATGCGGTTGGGACCGATCAGATTGGTGAAATCGGCCAGGTTGGCCTCGTCACCCTCGACTGTGAAATAGATCTCACGCTCGCGGATATATTCCATCGGTGACTTCTCGGCCGGCCAGACCTCGGCCGCGGGCGTCACCCGCCACTTGTCCATCCGGTCCATCACCGTCGGGAACCAGCTCGCGCCCCCTTCCAGGAAGCCCACCTTCAGCGATTTAAAGCGGTCGAGGATGCCGCCGCCCAGGAAGCTGAAGAAGCCGAACACGATGGTCAGCTCGAAATTCAGGATGAAAGCCGCGGCCGGGCTGTCCAGCCCCTCGCCGATGCCGTCATGCGCCCAGCCGACATGCA is a genomic window containing:
- a CDS encoding TSUP family transporter, encoding MDIVAAILSHPIGPELLLALFGAAILAAAIDAIAGGGGLVTLPAMLAAGVPPAAAIATNKLQSSVGTATAAITYLRSGQIRLRDVGLRMVTVLAGAAAGSVAVQMIDPSALSRILPVLLVLMALYFLLSPRVGDIDAEARVPGWVTGFIVAPAIGFYDGFFGPGTGSFFMLALVALDGRGMRRAVAETKLLNLTSNLSALIVFAIGGHIDLIIGITMAAGAMIGAQVGARLVIARGTSIVKPLLVCTCLALSLRLGWTEYVATPAPRLAPPSSVAPPSPPAVTDTAAPR
- a CDS encoding EF-hand domain-containing protein, producing the protein MPHLTPLRAAAQRVAMVSGLTAIAALGACAQQTGSQPLSGGSAPTVSATAPAAGAARVPVMISVVHGGQPVSGATCLIGNDRGQVRVTPPAVAEVPVSAAPLRVACSAAGLVQASTLVLAPGPASDTVLAAPLLAWGPQPASAATTTAATGYPGQVIVPLARLDAVAAAAQRGSSLIDAGFAAADSDGDGRVSRAEYDTALATLAGAGLTPPATAFTGADSDGDGSLTLTEARVLGR
- the tsaD gene encoding tRNA (adenosine(37)-N6)-threonylcarbamoyltransferase complex transferase subunit TsaD, yielding MRPLICLGIESSCDETAAAVVVSDPAARAGEGRPLGHIRAHLVLSQIDEHKGFGGVVPEIAARAHIDHLDRLVAATMAEAGMTLGGLDAIAVTSGPGLIGGVMVGLMTAKGLALGAGVPLIGINHLEAHALTARLTDGVDFPFLLLLVSGGHCLIAEVTGHGRYRRLGATIDDAVGEAFDKTARLLGLGYPGGPAVERAAATGDPARFAFPRPMIGRPDCDFSFSGLKTAIRQEAQRLKVLSHQDVADLAASFQAAVADSIADRVGRAAKAFVAGHGRGGALVVAGGVAANAALRARLAGVAGTHGLHLVAPPIRLCTDNGAMIAWAGIERLMQGPVDAGQGLDLVARARWPLDPDAEQVAAGGRGRHRG
- the hemC gene encoding hydroxymethylbilane synthase; protein product: MVTHPLLRIGTRGSPLALAQANEVRGRLAAIDPDLARTGAVEVVVIRTTGDRVQDRTLVELGGKGLFTKEIEEALISGAIDLAVHSMKDMPTELPPGLIIGALLPREDPRDAFLSLTAATLDDLPAGAVVGTASLRRQAQLLAARPDLVVVPVRGNVQTRLERLREGRMDATLLAMAGLNRLKLTEVVRSPIDPAVMLPAVAQGAIGIECRAADDRTAGWVRALNDPETAIAVEAERGLLAVLDGSCRTPIAALAVRPASDEAAGTITLTGRVASPDGATLLEEHLTATVGRGDTAAAQALGRRVGQALRDRAGDDIARWAAGVTGQWVPGSGPA
- a CDS encoding uroporphyrinogen-III synthase; translation: MRILVTRPIDDAQHLAEQLHRMGHQAMIAPLMTVRYRPIPDLERVLDRAQRVLLTSANGARSLARATDRRDLKLATVGRATAEAARRAGFTRIDVAGGDADRLTELCAQRYNPAEGPLAHIAGSVVTGRLGERLAALGFLVERRVGYDAAAIGELPPPVADGLAHGQIPAVMLFSPRTARLFLDEIERIGIASRFTRIDALCLSPAVAEMAAGLPWRRLLIAAEPAGEAMLALIDHAGPNGTPPPGHEPAHDPAGRG
- a CDS encoding COG4223 family protein, with protein sequence MTDSRTPKPGKTGSDAAKTDAKDAEAAKAAAVTQGPIAGDLSPAADASASASSAPGTGADGGASSPATTSPATSRPTASVPPTGASRPDSATTDKATSDKTTTGKAPAGKTTTGKTTTGKTEADLSPPADTQPAAAQPAGRLVTPQPGGGPARHSGAGRAALGVSVLALMLVVIAGVMVTAAPERVRGLIDAAPAGVEPALGDRISALEQRLDQGPPDTAALEQRLGAVESGLQSLNGDRLAERVAALEDATARMEALTQTVQRLEAELSRTADTAARIGPVENRLATVEGATRNLSDRAALAESRLADTPTADAMRLTALALADAQLSDALDAGRAFEGPLGAIRALGRGNPAIIDAVDRLMPMAAAGVATRADLASRFKALVPDILQAAETRPAADDVVGGVLSELRGLVTVRRTGQQAASGSDAAAEADLTLAAMERRIAAGDLQGAIARSGDLPPAAQERARGWLDAARARVEAEAAAAALGDAVSESFEAGARETASMPAAPEAAPEEPAAEPASSEAAPPPASTPSSEPASGADTNSHGEAAQ
- a CDS encoding heme biosynthesis protein HemY: MIRVVLLVLVIIVLSLAGAWVADHPGTLTLDWLGWRIDTTVAVALAVTLLALVALALVWRLVASVVTGPRSYMRRRAERRRQRGLKAMTQGLAAVAAGDARDARRMSARAERLLDAQPLADMLAAQSAQLAEDPTEATRRWTRMLEHEETAELGLRGLAALARRQGDGTAAVARARDALAKRPGTRWALETVFEVKLDEGDWAEAEAALTALERHKHLDREQSRRRQAALEIERARAESAAGAHDDAMNRARAAIRLAPERPEAAITQVEVAIAAGKLPNARKMIEQNWAAAAHPQLGRLYVDLLGTESNATDRAKRARDLAQIAPNLPESRLLVAETALDAGILGVARDAANKIAVADRDTRAERVAARAAEAEGDWQSAAQAWQRAADARPAPGWLCSSCGTMHRRWEAVCDHCGSFDTVAWRHPAAAAVATGRAPVSAAAGTTGHPAPSSNPASSSRPASSSRPASSSRPASSSRPASSSRPDPSSGAEAPAPTDIRPPLDAAAPTPGRPPAAA